One genomic segment of Microbacterium sp. ProA8 includes these proteins:
- a CDS encoding nucleotide disphospho-sugar-binding domain-containing protein: MGRFLLTAMPFTGHVAPLTAIARQLVERGHDVRFYTGSRFRSRVEATGARLVPWREAPDFDENDVSATFPRLVGKKGMRQLFINVIDCFIGTAPAQVADLTGEWEREPWEVLAADEMSLGAVLFSERIRMPWATVAVLPLNLPGPAGPPSGMGLRPGTNALTRVRDAALRGLVPLISRPLTGAIADAERAVGLTPRGLTMDRLVFSPTLIAASGAPVLDYGRTDRPRHVHFVGELAGRSASAGPDGLPSWWGDLDGRRVVLLTQGTHNIDPEDLVRPALETLKERDVLVVATTGVAGRDAFPFPVPSNARVIGFAPFAALLPRVELAITNGGWGGTIAALRQGVPLVIAGGDLDKPEVASRVAWSGAGVNLRTGTPSAAAVGAAVDRVLAAPSFRESASRVRAELQSLGGAARAAELLESMR, translated from the coding sequence ATGGGTAGGTTCCTGCTCACCGCGATGCCGTTCACCGGGCACGTCGCACCGCTGACGGCGATCGCGCGGCAGCTGGTGGAGCGCGGGCACGATGTGCGCTTCTACACGGGATCCCGGTTCCGCTCTCGGGTGGAGGCGACGGGTGCGCGCCTGGTGCCGTGGCGCGAGGCACCCGATTTCGACGAGAACGACGTGTCCGCCACGTTCCCGCGCCTCGTGGGCAAGAAAGGCATGCGGCAGCTCTTCATCAACGTGATCGACTGCTTCATCGGTACCGCCCCGGCGCAGGTCGCCGACCTCACGGGGGAGTGGGAGCGTGAGCCGTGGGAGGTGCTCGCCGCCGACGAGATGTCGCTCGGCGCGGTGCTCTTCAGCGAGCGGATTCGGATGCCGTGGGCCACGGTCGCGGTGCTCCCGCTGAATCTGCCCGGGCCGGCCGGCCCGCCGAGCGGCATGGGGCTGCGGCCGGGGACCAACGCTCTCACGCGGGTGCGCGACGCCGCGCTGCGCGGGCTGGTTCCGCTCATCTCGCGGCCGCTCACCGGCGCGATCGCCGACGCCGAGCGCGCGGTGGGGCTCACTCCACGCGGCCTCACCATGGACCGGCTGGTCTTCTCGCCCACGCTCATCGCGGCGAGCGGCGCGCCGGTCCTCGACTATGGGCGCACCGATCGTCCGAGGCACGTCCATTTCGTCGGCGAGCTGGCGGGGCGTTCGGCGTCGGCGGGGCCCGACGGGCTGCCGTCGTGGTGGGGTGATCTGGACGGGCGCCGCGTCGTGCTGTTGACCCAGGGCACGCACAACATCGACCCGGAGGACCTCGTGCGCCCGGCCCTGGAAACGCTGAAGGAGCGCGACGTGCTCGTCGTGGCGACGACCGGGGTGGCCGGACGTGACGCGTTCCCCTTTCCGGTGCCGTCGAATGCTCGCGTCATCGGGTTCGCCCCGTTCGCCGCCCTGCTGCCGCGTGTCGAGCTGGCGATCACGAACGGCGGGTGGGGCGGCACGATCGCCGCGCTCAGGCAGGGCGTCCCGCTCGTCATCGCCGGCGGCGACCTGGACAAGCCCGAAGTGGCGTCCCGGGTGGCGTGGAGCGGGGCAGGTGTGAACCTCCGCACCGGCACGCCGTCTGCGGCGGCGGTCGGCGCGGCGGTCGACCGCGTGCTCGCCGCCCCGTCGTTCCGCGAGTCGGCCTCCCGCGTCCGCGCCGAGCTGCAGTCGCTCGGCGGCGCCGCGCGCGCCGCGGAGCTTCTGGAGAGCATGCGCTGA
- a CDS encoding RNA polymerase sigma factor — protein sequence MEDDDASLWERVLAGDEAALAMLFDRHEARLFRHARRLLTAREDAKDAVTLGFFELWRKRESVRLVDGSPLPWLLNTVSNCARNLERSGRRYRSLLARTPVAANPGAPDGPDETGVLAALKRLPAREQSVVVLTVLEGYPDRAAAETLGIPVGTVKSRLARAKAKLREDMASIEGAWA from the coding sequence ATGGAAGATGACGACGCCTCCCTCTGGGAGCGGGTCCTCGCCGGCGACGAGGCCGCGCTGGCGATGCTGTTCGACCGCCATGAGGCACGTCTCTTCCGGCACGCCCGCCGTCTGCTGACCGCGCGGGAGGATGCCAAGGATGCGGTGACTCTCGGGTTCTTCGAGCTCTGGCGCAAGCGCGAATCGGTGCGCCTCGTGGACGGCTCGCCACTGCCGTGGCTGCTGAACACCGTCTCGAACTGCGCCCGCAATCTCGAGCGCTCCGGCCGCCGCTACCGGTCGCTCCTGGCCCGGACGCCGGTCGCCGCGAACCCCGGAGCACCCGATGGACCGGACGAGACCGGTGTGCTCGCCGCCCTGAAGAGGCTGCCCGCCCGCGAGCAGAGCGTCGTCGTGCTGACCGTCCTCGAGGGTTATCCCGACCGGGCGGCGGCGGAGACGCTCGGCATCCCTGTGGGCACCGTGAAGTCGCGGCTGGCCCGCGCCAAGGCCAAGCTACGCGAAGACATGGCTTCGATCGAGGGAGCATGGGCATGA
- a CDS encoding proline--tRNA ligase, whose amino-acid sequence MVTRLSHFFLRTLREDPADAEVTSHRLLVRAGYIRRAAPGIFTWLPLGLKVKAKIEKVIRDEMTSAGAYEVHFPALLPREPYEASGRWTSYGDGIFRLQDRRGADYLLAPTHEEMFTLLVKDLYSSYKDLPLTIYQIQDKYRDEARPRAGLLRGREFTMKDAYSFDYTDEGQDASYQSQRDAYERIFQKLGLEYVIVAADNGLMGGARSEEFLHPTPVGEDTFVRSAGGYAANVEAYTTTPPASIPFDGLGAPVIFDSPDTPTIQTLVDHANAHLDDPASGIAGPATDGAQSWTAAHTLKNVVLALTHLDGTRELVIVGVPGDRDIDDKRAEVAFAPAAVEPATDQDFEKHPLLVKGYIGPWSETGAVLGEESATGIRFLLDPRVADGTAWITGANIDQKHVHTLVAGRDFAGDGFVEVANVRAGDPAPDGSGPVELARGMEIGHVFQLGRFFAETLGLKVLDENGKLVTVTMGSYGIGVTRILAIIAELNNDDKGLIWPASVAPFDVHVVAAGRDAVVFDVAAQLSADLEASGLDVLYDDRPKVSPGVKFGDAELVGVPKIVIVGRGAAEGQVELWDRSTGDREVVPAAEVVARLRG is encoded by the coding sequence GTGGTCACCCGTCTGTCGCACTTCTTCCTCCGCACGCTCCGTGAAGACCCCGCCGACGCGGAGGTCACGAGCCACCGGCTGCTCGTGCGCGCCGGCTACATCCGGCGGGCCGCGCCCGGCATCTTCACCTGGCTGCCGCTGGGGCTCAAGGTCAAGGCCAAGATCGAGAAGGTCATCCGCGACGAGATGACCAGCGCGGGCGCCTACGAGGTGCACTTCCCGGCTCTGCTGCCGCGCGAGCCCTACGAGGCCTCGGGCCGCTGGACCTCCTACGGCGACGGCATCTTCCGGCTGCAGGACCGCAGAGGCGCCGACTATCTCCTCGCGCCGACCCACGAGGAGATGTTCACGCTCCTCGTGAAGGACCTGTACTCGTCGTACAAGGACCTCCCGCTGACGATCTACCAGATCCAGGACAAGTACCGCGACGAGGCCCGCCCTCGCGCCGGACTCCTGCGCGGCCGCGAGTTCACGATGAAGGACGCGTACTCGTTCGATTACACCGACGAGGGACAGGATGCCTCGTACCAGTCGCAGCGCGACGCCTACGAGCGGATCTTCCAGAAGCTCGGACTGGAATACGTCATCGTCGCGGCCGACAACGGCTTGATGGGCGGCGCGCGGTCGGAGGAGTTCCTGCACCCGACCCCGGTCGGCGAGGACACCTTCGTCCGCTCAGCCGGCGGCTACGCCGCCAACGTGGAGGCCTATACGACGACCCCGCCCGCGTCGATCCCGTTCGACGGGCTGGGCGCACCGGTGATCTTCGACTCGCCCGACACGCCCACCATCCAGACGCTCGTCGACCACGCCAACGCCCACCTCGACGACCCCGCGTCGGGGATCGCCGGACCGGCGACCGACGGCGCCCAGTCGTGGACGGCGGCGCACACCCTCAAGAACGTGGTGCTCGCCCTCACCCACCTCGACGGCACGAGGGAGCTCGTGATCGTCGGCGTGCCCGGTGATCGCGACATCGACGACAAGCGCGCCGAGGTCGCCTTCGCGCCCGCCGCCGTGGAGCCCGCCACCGACCAGGACTTCGAGAAGCACCCGCTGCTCGTCAAGGGCTACATCGGCCCGTGGTCCGAGACCGGCGCGGTGCTCGGCGAGGAGTCGGCCACCGGCATCCGCTTCCTGCTCGACCCGCGCGTGGCGGACGGCACCGCGTGGATCACCGGCGCCAACATCGACCAGAAGCACGTCCACACGCTGGTGGCCGGACGGGACTTCGCCGGCGATGGCTTCGTCGAGGTCGCGAACGTGCGCGCGGGGGATCCCGCACCCGACGGTTCCGGCCCGGTCGAGCTCGCTCGCGGCATGGAGATCGGGCACGTCTTCCAGCTCGGCCGCTTCTTCGCCGAGACGCTGGGCCTCAAGGTCCTGGACGAGAACGGCAAGCTCGTCACCGTCACGATGGGCTCTTACGGCATCGGCGTCACCCGCATCCTCGCGATCATCGCCGAGCTCAACAACGACGACAAGGGCCTCATCTGGCCGGCGTCGGTGGCGCCGTTCGACGTCCACGTGGTCGCTGCAGGTCGCGACGCTGTCGTGTTCGACGTCGCTGCGCAGCTGTCGGCCGATCTCGAGGCATCCGGTCTGGACGTGCTCTACGACGACCGCCCCAAGGTCTCGCCGGGTGTGAAGTTCGGCGATGCCGAGCTCGTCGGCGTGCCGAAGATCGTCATCGTCGGCCGCGGGGCCGCCGAGGGGCAGGTCGAGCTCTGGGACCGCAGCACCGGTGACCGCGAGGTCGTTCCGGCCGCCGAGGTCGTCGCCCGCCTCCGCGGCTGA
- a CDS encoding RNB domain-containing ribonuclease, which produces MTARRPRVVPARAHDDLIESLAQLRTELDLLAGFPVEVEAEAQQAVASVPTEPALAHLDDLRDVEFLTIDPAGSTDLDQALHLERTATGAVLHYAIADLPAFVTPGGAVDGEARLRGQTLYAADGRIPLHPVALSEDAASLLPGRERRAFVWRFVLDDGARPVETTLRRAVIRSRAQWTYVDAQAAIDTGTAPEALRALAWFGPLRREREAERGGVSLNVPQARIVADDDGYRLEREAPLAVEDWNAQASLLTGMAAAEFMLRGGVGILRTMPAAEPEDVTAFRAQTVALGIPWPADVSYGDYLRALDRDLPAALAILDAAAGLFRGAGYVSFDGEPPADPLQAAIGAPYAHATAPLRRLVDRWSLVTCEALANEREVPAWVRESLPSVPKIMARSDGVANRLDAATLDRVEAALLSRHEGQVFEAVVLGRRNDGARVQLTDPPVTAKVSGLDAAPGETVHLRLTSASIATGAIVLEPSA; this is translated from the coding sequence GTGACCGCACGTCGCCCAAGGGTGGTCCCGGCACGGGCCCACGACGACCTGATCGAATCGCTCGCGCAGCTGCGGACGGAGCTCGATCTCCTGGCCGGCTTCCCGGTGGAGGTCGAGGCCGAGGCACAGCAGGCGGTGGCAAGCGTCCCGACCGAACCGGCCCTCGCGCACCTCGACGACCTGCGCGACGTCGAGTTCCTCACGATCGACCCCGCGGGCTCCACCGATCTCGATCAGGCGCTGCATCTCGAGCGCACGGCGACCGGGGCGGTGCTCCACTACGCCATCGCCGATCTGCCGGCGTTCGTGACACCGGGCGGCGCCGTCGACGGCGAAGCGCGTCTGCGGGGGCAGACGCTGTACGCGGCCGACGGCAGGATCCCGCTGCATCCCGTCGCCCTCAGCGAGGACGCCGCCTCGCTGCTGCCCGGGCGGGAGCGGCGCGCGTTCGTCTGGCGCTTCGTGCTCGACGACGGCGCACGACCGGTCGAGACCACCCTGCGCCGCGCGGTGATCCGCTCGCGCGCTCAGTGGACCTACGTGGATGCGCAGGCCGCGATCGACACGGGTACCGCACCGGAAGCGCTGCGGGCGCTCGCCTGGTTCGGGCCGCTGCGCCGGGAACGCGAGGCGGAGCGCGGCGGTGTGAGCCTCAACGTGCCGCAAGCCCGCATCGTCGCCGACGATGATGGCTACCGCCTCGAACGGGAGGCGCCGTTGGCGGTGGAGGACTGGAACGCGCAGGCCTCCCTGCTGACGGGCATGGCGGCCGCAGAGTTCATGCTCCGGGGCGGCGTCGGCATCCTCCGCACCATGCCTGCTGCCGAGCCCGAGGACGTCACCGCGTTCCGTGCGCAGACGGTGGCGCTCGGCATCCCCTGGCCGGCAGACGTCTCGTACGGCGACTATCTGCGTGCGCTCGACCGGGATCTGCCCGCCGCGCTGGCGATCCTGGACGCCGCCGCCGGACTTTTCCGCGGCGCCGGGTACGTGTCATTCGACGGCGAACCGCCCGCCGACCCGCTGCAGGCCGCGATCGGCGCGCCGTACGCGCACGCCACCGCTCCCCTGCGCCGGCTGGTCGATCGCTGGTCTCTCGTCACGTGCGAAGCGCTGGCGAATGAACGTGAGGTTCCGGCGTGGGTGCGCGAGAGCCTTCCCAGCGTTCCGAAGATCATGGCGCGCAGCGACGGCGTGGCGAACCGGCTGGATGCCGCCACGCTCGACAGGGTCGAGGCCGCGCTGCTCTCACGGCATGAAGGGCAGGTCTTCGAGGCGGTGGTGCTCGGTCGGCGCAACGACGGCGCCCGCGTTCAGCTGACCGATCCTCCGGTGACGGCGAAGGTGAGCGGGCTCGACGCCGCTCCGGGAGAGACCGTGCACCTGCGTCTCACAAGCGCCTCGATCGCGACGGGTGCGATCGTCCTGGAGCCGAGCGCCTAG